A section of the Prochlorococcus marinus XMU1402 genome encodes:
- a CDS encoding ABC transporter permease has protein sequence MSRNLNKLLNYSLLKISLIPIMLWIISSLVFILLRVAPGDPVDAILGSGADEVSRELLRNKLGLNEPLINQYFSYIKNILYLDFGQSLSTQEPVLNIILKSLPASLELGFFSILSALLIGFPLGLIGLRNRGKKTDYITRILGIATYAIPPFWGAMLAQLLFSVFFNISPIGGRFPIFQQQPQITGFLVLDSILSNNFIALKDSLYHLALPSITLGFLLSGIFSRSLRVNLDKTLKSDYVNAALCRGISRNKIFLNHALPNALLPIVTISGLTMASLAGGALLFEVTFSWPGIALRLHEAISQRDYTLVQGIVIFTSMLIVSLNLFVDILIAYLDPRIEY, from the coding sequence ATGAGTAGAAATTTAAATAAACTACTAAATTATTCCCTATTAAAAATTTCATTAATACCCATAATGTTATGGATAATTTCTTCATTAGTTTTTATTTTATTAAGAGTTGCACCAGGCGATCCTGTCGATGCAATACTTGGATCTGGTGCAGATGAGGTTTCTAGGGAACTTTTAAGAAATAAATTGGGGCTAAATGAACCTTTAATAAATCAATATTTTTCATATATTAAAAATATATTGTACTTAGATTTTGGCCAATCTCTTAGTACCCAAGAGCCAGTCCTAAATATTATTCTTAAGTCGTTGCCTGCAAGTCTTGAGCTTGGTTTCTTTTCAATATTAAGTGCCCTACTAATAGGATTCCCATTGGGATTAATTGGATTGAGAAATAGAGGGAAAAAGACTGATTATATTACGAGAATATTAGGAATTGCTACATATGCGATCCCTCCTTTTTGGGGTGCAATGTTAGCGCAATTATTATTTTCTGTATTCTTTAATATTTCTCCTATTGGTGGTAGATTTCCAATATTTCAGCAACAACCTCAAATTACAGGGTTTCTTGTTTTAGATAGTATTCTTTCAAATAATTTTATTGCTTTGAAAGATAGCCTTTATCATCTCGCACTTCCTTCGATTACCCTTGGCTTTTTATTAAGTGGTATATTCAGCCGCTCATTAAGAGTAAATTTGGATAAGACATTAAAAAGTGATTATGTAAATGCTGCTTTATGTAGAGGAATATCAAGGAATAAAATATTTTTAAACCATGCATTGCCTAATGCTCTATTGCCAATTGTCACTATTTCTGGCTTGACTATGGCCTCATTAGCAGGAGGTGCTTTATTGTTTGAGGTAACTTTTTCCTGGCCAGGTATAGCTTTAAGATTACATGAAGCTATTTCTCAAAGAGACTATACATTGGTTCAAGGAATTGTAATTTTTACCTCTATGTTAATAGTCTCTTTAAATCTCTTCGTGGATATTTTAATTGCCTATTTAGATCCAAGAATAGAGTACTAA
- a CDS encoding alpha/beta fold hydrolase, with protein MKYIFIIFFSFCGLFFNNGLKAAEKINIKFEEMEIPLTIEQLSKLEKYKDDSTELLDWLKKNGLIRVFELSKFLEFPVFKEEGLNREILRSWIGRKILTELSKSIKVPNDNNGTEIYNTIENLLDQKKEVSTLEIIKALPSKEISLDIDNLILIISSWKNELSMQQELLSKLNKLEKTNHNSFKNTKKESTQDLIKIDKKIYAPHRVKPFEIEIWKNNKTKNDKELVIFMPGLGGEIDNFKWIGNELAKRGWPILFIDHRGSNLDSFIEVLEGKETIPGSADFFLYRIKDLDAVLKAHENGEFDLPNDSYILMGHSLGALIALLHEGKKPTDQLEKKCDSALKDFAVTNLSKLLQCQLSEIPFPKKNNTNKASAIIGFNSFGSLLWPTEKNSGIEIPTLLIGGTYDLITPLMNEQFRVFTALNNPSNRFLIIEGASHFSPIRINNSYKENNDVFKISDSFIGSEPILVQDLSAKFIVEFLKNIKEKKIPTVVKNQRDLGLNFHLLDLKTIKEISEN; from the coding sequence AGAGATGGAAATCCCTCTTACTATAGAACAATTATCAAAATTAGAAAAATACAAAGATGATTCAACAGAATTATTAGATTGGTTAAAAAAAAATGGATTAATAAGAGTTTTTGAATTATCAAAATTTTTAGAATTTCCAGTTTTCAAAGAAGAGGGATTAAATAGAGAAATATTAAGAAGTTGGATAGGACGTAAAATTCTTACAGAATTAAGCAAAAGCATTAAAGTTCCAAATGACAATAATGGAACAGAAATATATAACACTATAGAAAATTTATTAGATCAAAAAAAAGAAGTTTCAACTTTAGAAATCATAAAGGCATTACCATCTAAAGAAATTTCACTAGATATTGATAATTTAATTTTAATAATTTCATCTTGGAAAAATGAATTATCAATGCAACAAGAACTTTTATCCAAATTAAATAAACTTGAAAAAACGAACCATAATTCCTTTAAAAATACTAAAAAAGAATCAACTCAAGATCTAATTAAAATTGATAAAAAAATTTATGCCCCTCACCGAGTAAAACCTTTCGAAATTGAAATATGGAAAAACAATAAAACAAAAAATGATAAAGAACTGGTAATTTTTATGCCAGGACTTGGAGGCGAAATTGATAATTTCAAATGGATAGGCAACGAATTGGCTAAAAGAGGTTGGCCAATATTATTCATAGATCATAGAGGGAGTAATTTAGATTCATTCATAGAAGTTCTTGAAGGTAAGGAAACAATACCAGGAAGTGCAGATTTTTTCTTATATAGAATTAAAGATTTAGATGCTGTATTAAAAGCTCATGAAAATGGCGAATTTGATTTACCTAATGATTCTTATATTTTAATGGGGCATTCACTTGGTGCTTTAATAGCACTTTTACATGAAGGGAAAAAACCTACTGATCAACTAGAGAAGAAATGTGATTCGGCGTTGAAAGACTTTGCTGTAACAAATTTATCTAAATTACTTCAATGTCAGTTGAGCGAAATACCATTCCCTAAGAAAAATAACACTAATAAGGCCAGTGCGATAATTGGATTTAATTCATTTGGCAGTCTATTGTGGCCGACAGAAAAAAATTCTGGTATAGAGATACCGACTCTTCTGATAGGTGGTACATATGACCTTATTACACCGTTAATGAATGAACAATTTAGAGTTTTTACCGCTTTAAATAATCCATCAAATAGATTTCTAATTATTGAAGGAGCAAGTCATTTCTCTCCAATAAGAATTAATAATAGTTATAAAGAAAATAATGACGTCTTCAAAATAAGTGATTCTTTTATTGGTTCAGAGCCAATATTAGTACAAGATTTATCTGCGAAATTTATCGTTGAATTTTTAAAAAATATTAAAGAAAAAAAGATCCCTACAGTAGTTAAAAACCAAAGAGATTTGGGACTTAATTTCCATCTTTTAGATCTTAAAACAATAAAAGAAATTTCCGAAAATTAG
- a CDS encoding ABC transporter substrate-binding protein, whose amino-acid sequence MKEKVVLSIFIILISFLQNSCGSKRISKKIIVASSGKIESLDPARANTLKAIQLISSLGDTLYELNSDGELIPQLAAGMPVISKDRLQITINLRKNVLFHDGTAFNSNAMKFTFDRFKRIGTMNYILGNKIKSIETPSEYSVKINLNKPSSSLNGLLTSVNLTPISPKFYKQYSDKFLNEKFVGTGKYVLTSFSNEVQAIDPFLNYWGEKPLNNGVNFVGYSNSSSLFGALKSKQIDVLLSNSIDDSQRKSLNNLSKNKQFNEGNSPFTELSFISLKTSSYPLNNPNLRLALAKSLNRKLISEKVSYGLRKPSRSIIPSILKKDNQELWPKYDYLEARSLLQKENYCNGNILKIPLTYRSNVPADKLIALTWQEEIKSSLKDCIDIELNGVESTTVYKNLSLGIYTAVLLDWTGAYSDPEAYLTPLLSCNEIVDGICKKGESVYSGSFWGSNKVESLFLESEKISGIKRLEKLVEIEKIAARSIPYIPIWISSQKAWSQNKISKPIFNGAGIISLSDLELINE is encoded by the coding sequence ATGAAAGAAAAAGTTGTTTTATCAATATTTATTATTTTAATTTCCTTTTTACAGAATTCTTGCGGCTCAAAAAGAATATCTAAAAAAATCATAGTAGCTAGTTCTGGAAAAATTGAATCTTTAGATCCAGCTAGAGCAAATACTCTTAAAGCAATTCAATTAATCAGTTCTCTTGGAGACACATTATATGAATTAAATTCTGATGGAGAATTAATCCCTCAATTGGCTGCGGGGATGCCAGTTATTTCAAAGGATAGACTTCAAATAACTATTAATTTAAGAAAGAATGTTTTGTTTCACGATGGAACTGCGTTTAACTCAAATGCTATGAAGTTTACCTTTGATAGATTCAAAAGAATTGGAACGATGAACTATATTTTAGGAAATAAGATTAAATCAATAGAAACGCCAAGTGAATATTCAGTCAAAATAAATTTGAATAAACCATCAAGTTCTTTAAATGGTTTACTCACATCAGTAAATTTAACTCCAATATCTCCTAAATTTTACAAACAATATTCTGATAAGTTTCTAAATGAAAAATTCGTTGGTACTGGCAAGTATGTGCTGACAAGTTTTTCTAATGAAGTTCAAGCAATTGATCCATTTTTGAATTATTGGGGTGAAAAGCCCTTAAATAACGGCGTTAATTTTGTGGGATATTCAAATTCATCATCTCTTTTTGGGGCTTTAAAAAGTAAACAAATTGACGTGCTTTTATCAAATTCAATTGATGATAGCCAGAGAAAAAGTTTAAATAATTTAAGCAAAAATAAACAGTTTAATGAAGGTAATAGCCCTTTCACTGAATTAAGTTTTATAAGCCTTAAAACTAGTTCTTATCCTCTAAATAATCCTAATTTAAGACTGGCTTTAGCAAAAAGTCTAAATAGAAAATTGATTAGTGAGAAAGTAAGTTATGGATTAAGGAAGCCATCTAGATCAATTATTCCTTCGATATTAAAAAAAGATAATCAAGAACTGTGGCCTAAATACGATTATTTAGAGGCAAGAAGTTTATTGCAAAAAGAAAATTATTGCAACGGAAATATTCTAAAAATACCCCTTACTTATAGATCGAATGTACCAGCTGACAAGCTTATTGCTCTGACATGGCAAGAAGAAATTAAAAGTTCTTTGAAAGATTGTATTGATATTGAACTCAATGGGGTTGAATCTACAACAGTTTATAAGAATTTAAGTTTAGGAATTTATACGGCAGTTCTTCTCGATTGGACTGGGGCATATTCAGATCCAGAGGCCTATCTCACCCCTCTTTTAAGTTGTAATGAAATAGTTGATGGTATATGTAAAAAAGGAGAATCTGTTTACAGCGGGAGTTTTTGGGGATCTAATAAAGTGGAAAGTTTATTTCTTGAGAGTGAAAAAATAAGTGGAATTAAAAGATTAGAAAAACTTGTTGAAATTGAAAAAATAGCAGCACGTTCAATACCTTATATCCCTATTTGGATATCCTCTCAAAAAGCATGGTCACAAAATAAAATATCAAAACCTATTTTTAATGGTGCAGGAATAATTTCATTGAGTGATCTTGAGTTAATTAATGAGTAG